ATGAGCCCCCCGCCCCGGGCCGCCGAGACGAGCGAGGCGAGCGGCGGCGTCCCGACGAGCAGCCAGGGCAGGACGGCACCGTAGAGGAGGGTCCCGATGACGAGCCGCGAGGCGACGACCACGACGGCGACCACCACGAGCGCCGCGGCGTACACGCCCGTGACGAACCAGTCGCGGTGGTCCGCCTCGCCGTGGAGGAGCGTCTCGACACCCCCGCTCATCGGGCGCGACACCCCGAATAGACCGCCGGACGCACCCCCGGGTGACCCCCTCCGCGGTGTGACGGCACCGCCGACGGCCCGGGCGGACAGATCGGGAAGTGGGACAGACGACGCTCCATACCAGTCCCCTGTATCGTCCTGGTTGATAAGGTTTCAGGGCGCTCGACCGATCAGTCCGCCCGCTGGCCGGTCGAGCGGGCGGACCGGCGACCGCCGAGGGTGTAGAGCCACAGGAGGCCGAGACCGATGAAGTACGCCCCGATCAGGGGGACGCTGAACAGGAGCATCGTGAACACCCCGCCGGGGACGGCGAGCGCGGTGACGGTGAAGATACCGACCACCACCTCGCGCCAGCGACCCCGCATGGCGCGGTAGGGGACGAGACCGCCGCGGTGAAACAGGAGCATCGTCGAGGGGACGATCCCGAGCAGGCCGACCCCGATGGTCGTGAGGAACACGAGCCACCCGAAGCTGTTGATGCGGTACTTGATGATCATGTCGGAGTTGATGACGTCCCACGCGAGCCAGGAGATGACGTTCGGGGCGACGACGGCGTAGCCGACGACGCTGCCGATCACGAGGGAGACGAACGTCGTCACGCCCCACGTGAACAGCACGCCGCGCGACCCCGAGACGAACCCGCGCGTCTCGAGCGCGGGCCACGCGTAGTAGAGGACGAGCGGGATCGTCGTCACGAACGCGACGACGGCGGCCACCTTCATCTCGAAGACGAGCGCCTCGACGGGGTGGAGTACGGCGATGTCGACCACGTCCTTGTCGACGAACGCGGGGAGGCGGCGGAGGAAGTCCTGCCGGAGGACGTCGATGCCGCCCTGGTAGAGGGCGGTGAACACGGCGGCGAGGACGATCAGAAAGAGCGCGACGATGCGGAACGACTTCGACGCGAGGCTACCGATGATGAACTGGAGGTCGTAGAAGTAGCCGCCGATCTCGTCCTCGCTCCGCTCGTCGTCGCTGAAGGCGTTGACCACGCCGGTGGTCGTCCGGGTCACGACGTCGGAGTCGTCCCCCTCGTCGGGGGTCGTTCCGTCGGGGACCGCCTCCGCCTCGGCGGTCGGGGCGGTCGTCCCGTCACCCGTCGACGCCTCCCCCTCGCGCGCCGCCTCGACCTCGTCGAAGCGGTCGAGGATCGCCTGCGCCCGGTCGTGGTCGCCCTCGTCCATCGCCGTCCGGGCGTGGCCGAGCGCCTCCTCCTCGGTCATCTCCGCGAACGCCTCCGGCGGGGCGGCGCGAACGCCGGCCGCGTCGAGCGTCGAGAGGTCGATGTCGGCCGGATCGCCGCTGCCCCGCCGCGCGCCGTCGCGCGCGGCGTGTGCGCCGCGCGCGGCCTGGATGAACCGCGAGAACAGCAGGCCGACGACGTAGAGGGCCGCCATGGGGATGGCGACCAGCATCATCGAGAACGGTTCGGGCGACCCGTTGATGACCGAGGCGAGCACGGCGATGGCGACGAAGGCGTGCCGCCACTTGTCGCGGAACGTTCGATACTGGACGATCCCGGCGTACGTGAACGCGCTCATGAGTAGCGGGAGCTGCGCCGCCAGCCCCATCGCCAGCGAGAGGATGACGATGAACTGGGTCCACTTGACGATGGAGTAGGTGGGGGTGAACCCCGACCGGATGGCGTTCCTGGCGAAG
The Halomarina pelagica DNA segment above includes these coding regions:
- the tatC gene encoding twin-arginine translocase subunit TatC, giving the protein MSSVIDEDTARAIDDGRQTVAAMLRTAQTHLQKVFIVFLVGFLGSFYFINLYVWDFLKARLLAEGASVIAVTPFDVILLQVKMALIVGGLIALPVLLYFAREPLRERGLIPNAPVARWKVAVLALFGLVLFAGGVAYAFGLLFPILFDFFARNAIRSGFTPTYSIVKWTQFIVILSLAMGLAAQLPLLMSAFTYAGIVQYRTFRDKWRHAFVAIAVLASVINGSPEPFSMMLVAIPMAALYVVGLLFSRFIQAARGAHAARDGARRGSGDPADIDLSTLDAAGVRAAPPEAFAEMTEEEALGHARTAMDEGDHDRAQAILDRFDEVEAAREGEASTGDGTTAPTAEAEAVPDGTTPDEGDDSDVVTRTTTGVVNAFSDDERSEDEIGGYFYDLQFIIGSLASKSFRIVALFLIVLAAVFTALYQGGIDVLRQDFLRRLPAFVDKDVVDIAVLHPVEALVFEMKVAAVVAFVTTIPLVLYYAWPALETRGFVSGSRGVLFTWGVTTFVSLVIGSVVGYAVVAPNVISWLAWDVINSDMIIKYRINSFGWLVFLTTIGVGLLGIVPSTMLLFHRGGLVPYRAMRGRWREVVVGIFTVTALAVPGGVFTMLLFSVPLIGAYFIGLGLLWLYTLGGRRSARSTGQRAD